From one Variovorax sp. PBL-H6 genomic stretch:
- the hydA gene encoding dihydropyrimidinase, translating to MQGFDTVIRNGLVATASETMQADIGIRGGRVVALGQELARGRDEIDARGKLVLPGGVDAHCHLDQPMDEGLRMADDFASGTRSAACGGTTTVIPFAAQIKGQSLRAAVEDYHRRAGRKAVVDYAFHMIVTDPTEQVLREELPALIAEGYSSFKIYMTYDDMKLDDRQILRLLAVARRHGALAMIHAENADCIAWLTETLEEAGHTAPLFHATSRPMAIEREATHRAITLSELVDVPILIVHVSGREAIEQIRWARGRGMRLYAETCPQYLFLSADDLGGGYEGAKCVCSPPPRDRANQRVVWEGLSDGLFTIVSSDHAPFRFDDPQGKKPGGKEVAFRHIPNGIPGLETRLPLLFSEGVRTGRITLNQFVSLTATNPARLYGLHPRKGTIAIGSDADIAIWDPNKEVTIENRLLHHDVDYTPYEGMQVTGWPVTTLVRGERVWDEGKPCAPSGHGEFLPCGKPEMARPKPGDAANGAYVGNLPDALAKLAKAPPHA from the coding sequence GTGCAAGGCTTCGACACCGTCATCCGCAACGGCCTGGTCGCGACCGCCTCGGAAACCATGCAGGCCGACATCGGCATCCGCGGCGGCCGGGTGGTCGCACTCGGGCAGGAGCTCGCGCGCGGCCGCGACGAGATCGATGCGCGGGGCAAGCTGGTGCTGCCCGGCGGCGTCGATGCCCACTGCCACCTCGACCAGCCGATGGACGAAGGCCTGCGCATGGCCGACGACTTTGCCAGCGGCACGCGCTCGGCGGCCTGCGGCGGCACCACCACGGTGATCCCCTTCGCCGCGCAAATCAAGGGCCAGTCGCTGCGCGCCGCGGTGGAGGACTACCACCGGCGCGCAGGGCGCAAGGCGGTGGTGGACTATGCCTTCCACATGATCGTGACCGACCCCACCGAGCAGGTGCTGCGCGAAGAGCTGCCGGCCCTGATCGCCGAGGGCTACTCCTCGTTCAAGATCTACATGACGTACGACGACATGAAGCTGGACGACCGCCAGATCCTGCGCCTGCTCGCGGTGGCGCGCAGGCACGGAGCGCTGGCGATGATCCATGCCGAGAACGCCGACTGCATCGCCTGGCTCACCGAGACGCTGGAGGAAGCCGGGCACACTGCACCGCTCTTCCACGCGACCTCGCGCCCCATGGCCATCGAGCGCGAGGCGACGCACCGTGCGATCACGCTATCGGAGCTGGTGGACGTGCCGATCCTGATCGTGCACGTGTCCGGCCGCGAAGCCATCGAGCAGATCCGCTGGGCGCGCGGCCGGGGCATGCGCCTCTATGCCGAGACCTGCCCGCAGTACCTGTTCCTCAGCGCGGACGACCTGGGCGGCGGCTACGAGGGCGCCAAGTGCGTGTGCAGCCCGCCGCCGCGGGATCGGGCCAACCAGCGCGTCGTGTGGGAGGGCCTGTCCGACGGGCTCTTCACCATCGTCTCCTCCGACCACGCGCCGTTTCGCTTCGACGATCCGCAGGGCAAGAAGCCCGGCGGCAAGGAGGTGGCCTTCCGCCACATCCCCAACGGCATTCCGGGGCTGGAGACGCGCCTGCCGCTGCTCTTCTCCGAAGGCGTGCGCACCGGGCGCATCACGCTCAACCAGTTCGTGAGCCTGACGGCAACCAACCCGGCGCGGCTCTACGGCCTGCACCCGCGCAAGGGCACGATCGCCATCGGCTCGGACGCCGACATCGCGATCTGGGACCCGAACAAGGAGGTCACCATCGAGAACCGCCTGCTGCACCACGACGTGGACTACACGCCCTACGAAGGCATGCAGGTCACCGGCTGGCCCGTGACGACCCTCGTGCGCGGCGAGCGCGTGTGGGACGAGGGCAAGCCCTGCGCGCCCTCGGGCCATGGCGAGTTCCTGCCCTGCGGCAAGCCCGAAATGGCGCGCCCCAAGCCGGGCGATGCGGCGAACGGCGCCTACGTGGGCAACTTGCCCGATGCGCTGGCCAAGCTTGCAAAGGCACCCCCGCATGCTTGA
- a CDS encoding FABP family protein, which produces MAQFPDDIYTEPSDLDGRTLDNLGPLRRMAGLWRGERGVDVKPKAQGPKTQVYVEHYELQPIDPQTNGPQVLYGLRYHTFIHKPGLTKAYHDQVGYWLWEPATGTVMHTLAIPRGQVAMATGHASPDADRFELVATHGSLVNGIVSNPFIEHAFTTLEWRIEVAFNADGTWSYDQDTVMQIQGQAEPFHHTDRNTLTKVGEPSPNPLAVQA; this is translated from the coding sequence ATGGCCCAATTTCCCGACGACATCTACACCGAGCCTTCCGACCTGGATGGACGAACTCTCGACAATCTCGGGCCGCTGCGCCGTATGGCGGGCCTATGGCGCGGCGAGAGGGGCGTTGACGTCAAGCCCAAGGCGCAGGGGCCGAAGACGCAGGTCTACGTGGAGCACTACGAGCTGCAGCCGATCGACCCGCAGACCAATGGCCCGCAGGTGCTTTATGGGCTGCGCTACCACACCTTCATCCACAAGCCGGGCCTGACCAAGGCGTACCACGACCAGGTCGGCTACTGGCTGTGGGAGCCCGCCACCGGCACGGTCATGCACACGCTGGCGATCCCGCGCGGCCAGGTCGCAATGGCCACTGGCCATGCCAGCCCCGATGCAGATCGCTTCGAGCTCGTGGCCACGCACGGGAGCCTGGTGAACGGCATCGTCTCCAACCCGTTCATCGAGCATGCCTTCACCACGCTGGAATGGCGCATCGAGGTCGCCTTCAACGCGGACGGGACCTGGTCCTATGACCAGGACACCGTGATGCAGATCCAGGGACAGGCGGAGCCCTTCCACCACACCGACCGCAACACGCTCACGAAGGTGGGCGAGCCCTCGCCGAACCCCCTGGCCGTGCAGGCCTGA
- a CDS encoding lipocalin-like domain-containing protein: MGLHGLSRRALLAMTALALPPAWALPARTMQFPRDFGSHPELRTEWWYITGHARSGTREFGFQLTFFRSRVEATQQMRSAFAARQMIFAHAAITDLQARRLWHDQRIARAGFGIASAAEEDTDIRLRNWTLRRDAGGYTGRLPAEGFAIDLRFTPAGPVLLQGKEGLSRKGPNAEQASYYYSEPQLATQGRLSIQGHGFDVQGRAWLDHEWSDAYLHPDAAGWDWVGMNLDDGGALMAFRIHRRDGSALWFGGSLRSADGQLRVFGADEVRFEGTSAWTSPRTRAVYPLRWRIDTPAGTFIVQSLLDDQELDSRGSTGGVYWEGVSDLLDASNRRIGRGYLEMTGYAEPLRM, translated from the coding sequence ATGGGCCTGCACGGACTGTCGCGGCGCGCCCTGCTCGCCATGACCGCGCTGGCACTGCCGCCGGCATGGGCGCTGCCCGCGCGCACGATGCAGTTCCCGCGCGACTTCGGCAGCCATCCGGAGCTGCGCACCGAGTGGTGGTACATCACCGGGCATGCCCGCTCGGGCACGCGCGAGTTCGGCTTTCAGCTCACGTTCTTCCGCTCGCGCGTGGAGGCCACGCAGCAGATGCGCTCGGCCTTCGCGGCGCGGCAGATGATCTTCGCGCACGCGGCCATCACCGACCTCCAGGCGCGCAGGCTCTGGCACGACCAGCGCATCGCGCGCGCGGGCTTCGGCATCGCATCTGCCGCTGAAGAAGATACCGACATCCGGCTGCGCAACTGGACGCTCAGGCGAGACGCCGGCGGCTACACGGGCCGCCTGCCGGCCGAGGGTTTCGCGATCGACCTGCGCTTCACGCCGGCCGGCCCGGTGCTGCTGCAAGGCAAGGAAGGCCTGTCGCGCAAGGGGCCCAACGCCGAACAGGCCAGCTACTACTACAGCGAGCCGCAGCTCGCGACGCAGGGCCGCCTCAGCATCCAGGGCCATGGCTTCGATGTGCAGGGCCGCGCGTGGCTGGACCACGAGTGGAGCGACGCCTACCTGCATCCCGACGCGGCGGGGTGGGACTGGGTCGGCATGAACCTGGACGATGGCGGCGCACTGATGGCCTTTCGCATCCACCGCCGCGACGGCTCGGCCTTGTGGTTCGGCGGATCGCTGCGCAGCGCCGATGGCCAGCTGCGCGTGTTCGGCGCCGACGAAGTCCGCTTCGAAGGCACGAGCGCCTGGACCAGTCCGCGCACCCGCGCCGTCTATCCACTGCGCTGGCGCATCGACACGCCCGCGGGCACCTTCATCGTGCAGTCCCTGCTCGACGACCAGGAGCTCGACAGCCGGGGCTCGACCGGCGGCGTCTACTGGGAGGGGGTGAGCGACCTGCTGGACGCGAGCAACCGGCGCATCGGTCGCGGGTACCTGGAGATGACGGGGTACGCCGAGCCGTTGCGGATGTAG
- a CDS encoding MFS transporter: MHATMPIGGTAEREASPSSTKRVAAASLAGTTLEFYDHFIYGSAAALVFPKLFFPQSEPLVATLLSFASYGVAFVARPLGAAVFGHFGDKLGRKSILFITLLMMGLATFLIGCLPTFGQAGMLAPILLVLLRIIQGLALGGEWGGAAIMVNELDPEGKRRGLLGAVVQIAAPIGLLLANGAFALVTWQVSEEAFLSWGWRIPFMLSAILVVVGLYIRMSVAESKVFEKEAKGHEAHAPIKEVLRHYKPQLAIAFFARLGGDIAFYVFTLFLLYFVPTQLGLPKSIALNAVLLGAVAQMIFIPVAGWLSDRIGRRPVLMIGGIGGALWAFVFMQMVQTRDPALIMAASFVGMVLVSFMFSPLASFLPELFATRVRVTGASLGFQFAGVFGGALAPIIATALIARFNSTTPVAIYLAIVCALIAVAAFAARETARIDLKDAGH; this comes from the coding sequence ATGCATGCAACCATGCCCATCGGCGGGACAGCCGAACGCGAGGCCAGCCCCTCATCCACCAAGCGCGTGGCGGCCGCCAGCCTGGCCGGGACGACGCTGGAGTTCTACGACCACTTCATCTACGGCTCGGCGGCAGCCCTGGTCTTCCCGAAGCTGTTCTTTCCGCAGAGCGAGCCGTTGGTGGCGACACTGCTGTCCTTCGCGAGCTATGGCGTCGCCTTCGTCGCGCGTCCGCTGGGTGCAGCGGTGTTCGGGCACTTCGGCGACAAGCTGGGCCGCAAGTCCATCCTCTTCATCACGCTGCTGATGATGGGATTGGCCACCTTCCTGATCGGCTGCCTGCCGACCTTCGGCCAGGCCGGCATGCTGGCGCCCATCCTGCTGGTCCTGCTGCGCATCATCCAGGGCCTGGCGCTGGGCGGCGAATGGGGCGGCGCGGCCATCATGGTCAACGAGCTCGACCCGGAGGGCAAGCGGCGCGGACTGCTCGGCGCCGTGGTGCAGATCGCGGCGCCCATCGGGCTGCTGCTCGCCAACGGCGCCTTCGCGCTGGTCACCTGGCAGGTGTCCGAAGAAGCCTTCCTCTCATGGGGCTGGCGCATTCCCTTCATGCTGAGCGCCATTCTCGTGGTCGTTGGCCTGTACATCCGCATGAGCGTGGCGGAATCCAAGGTGTTCGAGAAGGAGGCCAAGGGCCATGAAGCGCACGCGCCGATCAAGGAGGTGCTGCGCCACTACAAGCCGCAGCTCGCCATCGCCTTCTTCGCGCGGCTGGGCGGCGACATCGCCTTCTATGTGTTCACCCTCTTCCTGCTGTACTTCGTGCCGACGCAGCTGGGCCTGCCGAAGTCGATTGCACTCAACGCAGTGCTCCTGGGCGCCGTGGCGCAGATGATCTTCATCCCGGTGGCCGGCTGGCTGTCCGACCGCATCGGCCGCCGGCCGGTGCTCATGATCGGCGGCATCGGCGGCGCGCTCTGGGCCTTCGTGTTCATGCAGATGGTGCAGACGCGCGACCCGGCCCTGATCATGGCGGCGTCCTTCGTGGGCATGGTGCTGGTGTCGTTCATGTTTTCGCCGCTCGCCTCCTTCCTGCCGGAGTTGTTCGCGACCCGCGTTCGGGTGACGGGCGCCTCGCTCGGCTTCCAGTTCGCGGGCGTCTTCGGCGGCGCACTGGCGCCGATCATCGCCACCGCGCTGATCGCGCGCTTCAACTCGACGACGCCTGTGGCCATTTACCTCGCGATCGTCTGCGCGCTGATCGCGGTGGCTGCCTTCGCGGCACGCGAGACCGCACGCATCGACCTCAAGGACGCGGGCCATTGA
- a CDS encoding GntR family transcriptional regulator, producing MAKTTSTDVDAPGAPSVEEISERILQAVWEHRLPPGTKLVEEKLSEVFGVSRTKVRLALGKLSHDSILTVEPNRGTFVASPTVEQARQVFNARRVLEPALLRDLSGQVRREQLARLRKNIALESEARERNDRRATIRLSGQFHLLIAELGQNPYLHKCIRELCSLTCLVIALYDAPGTPACPHHEHDAIVDALEQGDAERACMLMIEHLTHVENTLRLEMPGEEEIDFRAVFA from the coding sequence ATGGCCAAAACGACCAGCACGGACGTTGATGCCCCGGGTGCGCCTTCCGTCGAGGAGATCAGCGAACGCATCCTCCAGGCCGTCTGGGAGCACCGGCTGCCGCCCGGCACCAAGCTGGTCGAGGAGAAGCTGTCCGAGGTCTTCGGCGTGAGCCGCACCAAGGTCCGGCTGGCACTTGGCAAGCTGTCACACGACAGCATCCTCACGGTCGAGCCCAACCGCGGCACCTTCGTCGCCAGCCCGACCGTCGAGCAGGCGCGACAGGTGTTCAATGCGCGGCGCGTGCTGGAGCCGGCGCTGCTGCGCGACCTGTCGGGCCAGGTGCGGCGCGAGCAGCTCGCGCGCCTGCGCAAGAACATCGCGCTCGAGAGCGAGGCCCGCGAGCGCAACGACCGGCGCGCGACCATCCGGCTCTCGGGCCAGTTCCACCTGCTGATCGCCGAGCTCGGGCAGAACCCGTACCTGCACAAGTGCATCCGCGAGCTGTGCTCGCTGACCTGCCTGGTGATCGCGCTCTACGACGCGCCCGGCACGCCCGCCTGCCCGCACCACGAGCACGATGCCATCGTCGACGCGCTGGAGCAGGGCGATGCCGAGCGCGCCTGCATGCTGATGATCGAGCACCTCACGCACGTCGAGAACACGCTGCGCCTCGAGATGCCGGGGGAAGAGGAAATCGACTTTCGCGCCGTGTTCGCCTGA
- a CDS encoding FtsX-like permease family protein, which produces MRALLRTFSWQELRHHPWRSAAAVLAVMLGVALAFSVHLINASALDEFSSAVRSVNGQPDLELRAAQGAFDESLFGRVAQLPQVQLASPVLETQAVALASDARRLPLRVIGVDALVLPTIAPALMPQPANGADRFALLAPDTVFLNAAARNALGEHATRLPLRIGTQTRELRVAGQVAAGGAALAVMDIGAAQDLFGRAGQLTRIDLRLAPGTDRAAFMRTLRESPGWPANIQIAEPGDTAERVSNLSRAYRVNLTVLALVALFTGAFLVFSVLALSVAKRAQQFALLGVLGLTPRERLRLVLAESLGLGLIGSIAGLALGTALAAFGLRVLGGDLGGGYFEGVAPTLRWRWGPALLYGGLGLLAAAVGGWWPARAAQALPEAQTLKGLGAAPAQGGAHKLALLLIAAGIALAMAPPVFGIPIAAYLSVGFLLVGGIAALPWLIALLYDRLAPVFARRVLPMLAIERARRMRATAAVAVSGVVASLSLAVALTVMVASFRESVTHWLDVVLPADLYVRSASGGGGGSVGGEQAAFTPGLVQALSALPGVARSGTLRTRALLFDPARPSVTLISRSLDEDASRSLPLVGPAHPVPADAVGIYVSEAMVELYGARPGTRFEPLERAFGSGARFFVAGVWRDYVRQFGAITMDARDFERLTGDRSVSDIALWLAPGANEAQVQQAVRALAARELGAAEPIEIASVGQLRATSLRIFDRSFAVTYWLQAVAIGIGLFGIAASFSAQVLARRKEFGLLAHLGFTRAQVLAVVAGEGAAWTAIGAAAGLGLGLAVAVVLVHVVNPQSFHWTMDLLVPWVRLAALCVAVMAAGTVTAWLAGRAAASRDAVLAVKEDW; this is translated from the coding sequence ATGCGCGCCCTTCTCCGCACTTTTTCCTGGCAGGAACTCCGCCACCATCCCTGGCGCAGCGCCGCGGCCGTGCTGGCGGTGATGCTCGGTGTGGCGCTGGCCTTCTCGGTGCATCTGATCAACGCGTCGGCGCTCGACGAGTTCTCGAGTGCGGTGCGCTCGGTCAACGGCCAGCCCGATCTGGAGCTGCGCGCAGCGCAAGGCGCCTTCGACGAGTCCCTGTTCGGCCGCGTCGCGCAGCTCCCGCAGGTCCAGCTTGCCAGCCCGGTGCTGGAGACGCAGGCCGTGGCGCTGGCCAGCGATGCCCGCCGGCTGCCGTTGCGCGTGATCGGTGTGGATGCGCTGGTGCTTCCCACGATCGCGCCCGCGCTGATGCCGCAGCCGGCGAACGGCGCTGATCGCTTCGCCCTGCTGGCGCCGGACACCGTGTTCCTCAACGCGGCCGCTCGCAACGCGCTCGGCGAACACGCGACCCGGTTGCCGCTGCGCATCGGCACGCAGACGCGCGAGCTGCGCGTGGCCGGCCAGGTTGCGGCGGGTGGCGCCGCGTTGGCGGTCATGGACATTGGCGCAGCCCAGGACCTGTTCGGCCGCGCAGGGCAGCTCACCCGGATCGACCTGCGGCTCGCGCCCGGCACCGATCGCGCCGCCTTCATGCGCACGCTGCGCGAGTCGCCGGGCTGGCCCGCCAACATCCAGATCGCCGAGCCGGGCGACACGGCCGAGCGCGTGAGCAATCTCTCGCGGGCCTACCGGGTCAATCTCACGGTGCTGGCGCTGGTGGCGCTGTTCACCGGCGCCTTCCTGGTGTTCTCGGTGCTGGCCTTGAGCGTGGCCAAGCGTGCACAGCAGTTCGCGCTGCTGGGCGTTCTCGGGCTCACGCCGCGCGAGCGGCTGCGGCTGGTGCTGGCCGAGTCGCTCGGCCTTGGCCTGATCGGCAGCATCGCGGGGCTGGCACTCGGCACCGCGCTCGCCGCCTTCGGGCTGCGGGTGCTGGGTGGCGATCTTGGCGGCGGCTACTTCGAGGGTGTCGCGCCGACGCTGCGCTGGCGCTGGGGGCCGGCACTGCTGTACGGCGGCCTGGGGCTGCTGGCGGCGGCGGTTGGGGGCTGGTGGCCCGCGCGCGCGGCGCAGGCGCTGCCCGAAGCACAGACGCTCAAGGGCCTGGGCGCGGCGCCCGCCCAGGGCGGCGCGCACAAGCTGGCGCTGCTGCTGATCGCCGCCGGGATCGCGCTGGCCATGGCGCCGCCGGTCTTCGGCATCCCGATCGCGGCGTATCTCTCGGTGGGCTTCCTGCTGGTGGGCGGCATCGCGGCCCTGCCCTGGCTTATCGCGCTGCTCTACGACCGGCTGGCACCGGTCTTCGCCCGGCGCGTGCTGCCGATGCTGGCGATCGAGCGGGCGCGGCGCATGCGCGCCACGGCGGCAGTGGCGGTCAGCGGCGTGGTCGCGAGCCTCAGTCTCGCGGTCGCGCTCACGGTGATGGTGGCGAGCTTCCGCGAGTCGGTGACGCACTGGCTCGACGTGGTGCTGCCGGCCGATCTCTATGTGCGCAGTGCGAGCGGCGGCGGTGGCGGCTCCGTCGGCGGCGAGCAGGCGGCCTTCACGCCAGGCTTGGTGCAAGCCCTGTCGGCGCTGCCGGGCGTGGCGCGCAGCGGCACACTGCGCACGCGCGCGCTGCTGTTCGATCCGGCGCGGCCCTCGGTCACGCTGATATCGCGCAGCCTCGATGAAGACGCGTCGCGCTCGCTGCCGCTGGTGGGCCCGGCGCACCCGGTGCCGGCGGATGCCGTCGGCATCTACGTCAGCGAGGCGATGGTCGAGCTCTACGGCGCGAGGCCAGGCACCCGCTTCGAGCCGCTGGAGCGCGCCTTCGGCAGCGGCGCGCGCTTCTTCGTGGCCGGCGTGTGGCGCGACTACGTGCGGCAGTTCGGTGCGATCACGATGGACGCGCGCGACTTCGAGCGGCTCACCGGCGACCGCAGCGTGAGCGACATCGCGCTCTGGCTGGCGCCGGGCGCGAACGAGGCGCAAGTCCAGCAGGCCGTGCGCGCATTGGCGGCGCGCGAGCTCGGCGCGGCCGAGCCGATCGAGATCGCCTCCGTCGGCCAGCTGCGCGCGACCTCGCTGCGCATCTTCGACCGCAGCTTCGCCGTCACCTACTGGCTGCAGGCGGTGGCGATCGGGATCGGGCTGTTCGGCATCGCGGCCAGCTTCAGCGCGCAGGTGCTGGCGCGGCGCAAGGAGTTCGGACTGCTCGCGCACCTTGGCTTCACGCGTGCGCAGGTGTTGGCGGTGGTGGCGGGCGAAGGCGCGGCGTGGACCGCCATCGGTGCGGCGGCAGGCCTCGGGCTCGGGCTCGCGGTCGCAGTGGTGCTGGTGCATGTGGTCAACCCGCAGAGCTTCCACTGGACGATGGACCTGCTCGTGCCCTGGGTGCGCCTGGCCGCGCTCTGCGTCGCGGTGATGGCGGCCGGCACCGTCACCGCCTGGTTGGCCGGGCGCGCGGCAGCCTCTCGCGACGCGGTGCTGGCCGTCAAGGAAGACTGGTGA
- a CDS encoding PLP-dependent cysteine synthase family protein, which yields MRPMNASPPPCAGWLAGAIRRIEADYQRSADTHLIPLPLPGFAAHGIDFYLKDESTHPTGSLKHRLARSLFLYALCNGWIGEGTTIVEASSGSTAVSEAYFARLLGLPFIAVMPGSTSPEKIAQIDFYGGRCHFVDHAAQVYDEARALAQRERGHYMDQFTYAERATDWRGNNNIAESMFQQMTHERHPVPAWIVVGAGTGGTSATIGRYVRFRCHDTQVCVADPEGSVFSAYHRSGDVTLTASGSRIEGIGRPRVEPSFIPSLVNRMIEVPNAESVAAMRVLSRLLGRKVGPSTGTNFIGMLALAGGMRAAGRQGSILSLLCDAGERYLPSYHDLDWVAQNFGDCHAAEQRVQVALAG from the coding sequence ATGCGCCCCATGAACGCGTCCCCTCCCCCCTGCGCCGGCTGGCTCGCTGGCGCGATCCGCCGCATCGAGGCTGACTACCAGCGCAGCGCCGACACGCACCTGATCCCGCTGCCGCTGCCCGGCTTCGCCGCGCACGGCATCGACTTCTACCTGAAGGACGAATCGACGCACCCGACCGGCAGCCTCAAGCACCGGCTGGCGCGCTCGCTCTTTCTTTATGCGCTGTGCAACGGCTGGATCGGCGAAGGCACGACGATCGTCGAGGCCTCGAGCGGCTCGACCGCGGTGAGCGAGGCCTACTTCGCGCGCCTGCTCGGCCTGCCCTTCATCGCGGTGATGCCGGGGAGCACCTCGCCCGAGAAGATCGCGCAGATCGATTTCTACGGCGGCCGCTGCCATTTCGTCGACCACGCGGCGCAGGTGTACGACGAGGCCCGCGCACTGGCCCAGCGCGAGCGCGGCCACTACATGGACCAGTTCACCTACGCCGAGCGTGCCACCGACTGGCGCGGCAACAACAACATCGCCGAGAGCATGTTCCAGCAGATGACGCACGAGCGGCATCCGGTGCCGGCCTGGATCGTGGTGGGCGCCGGCACCGGCGGCACCAGTGCCACGATCGGGCGCTATGTGCGCTTCCGCTGCCACGACACGCAGGTCTGCGTGGCCGACCCCGAAGGCTCGGTGTTCTCGGCGTACCACCGCAGCGGCGACGTGACGTTGACGGCATCGGGCTCGCGCATCGAGGGCATCGGCCGGCCTCGGGTGGAGCCCAGTTTCATTCCCTCGCTGGTCAACCGCATGATCGAAGTGCCGAACGCCGAGTCGGTGGCCGCGATGCGCGTGCTCTCGCGCCTGCTGGGCCGCAAGGTGGGGCCTTCGACCGGCACCAACTTCATCGGCATGCTGGCACTGGCTGGCGGGATGCGGGCCGCCGGGCGGCAGGGCTCCATCCTTTCGCTGCTGTGCGATGCGGGCGAGCGCTACCTGCCGAGCTACCACGACCTCGACTGGGTGGCGCAGAACTTTGGCGACTGCCACGCGGCCGAGCAGCGCGTGCAGGTCGCGCTCGCGGGCTGA
- a CDS encoding glycosyltransferase family 2 protein, whose translation MKFEKIPFEAPFAIEPMALAELPAVPKVSIAIICFNYGRFLPECLDSCLGQTVPPDQIVVVNDGSTDDSAQILVGYAARFAQVQPIHQPNGGICAATNAALAACTGDVVLLLDADDAIAPRRIEKVLDALRRRLDGHLPGWTHNAMQRFSEGRPHLGLAPYYPGGRAPEGWLATETLKAASCLVLSLTSGLAFRREVLEAIGPVDADRTMYQDLQLCTAAALLSPCAWIPEPMTRYRVHGASATQGSMVSVAQIKAMRQRAARFDLWLRAQLERQQSGASALWRPLEDQGGYLWLSFLERWLSGEGKDLGLLRRALRHPDTRQGPRQYRIYYYGSVLLPRALFLSYSQLIFGASPLKTMLRRLLRRT comes from the coding sequence GTGAAATTCGAGAAAATTCCGTTCGAGGCACCGTTCGCGATCGAGCCCATGGCACTGGCCGAGCTGCCGGCCGTGCCGAAGGTGAGCATCGCGATCATCTGTTTCAACTACGGCCGCTTCCTGCCCGAATGCCTCGACAGCTGCCTCGGCCAGACCGTGCCGCCAGACCAGATCGTGGTGGTGAACGACGGCTCCACCGACGACAGCGCGCAAATCCTCGTTGGCTACGCAGCGCGCTTCGCGCAGGTCCAGCCCATCCACCAGCCCAACGGTGGCATCTGCGCGGCCACCAACGCCGCCCTCGCCGCCTGCACCGGCGACGTGGTGCTGCTGCTCGACGCGGACGACGCGATCGCGCCGCGACGCATCGAGAAGGTGCTGGATGCACTTCGCCGGCGCTTGGACGGGCACCTTCCGGGCTGGACGCACAACGCCATGCAGCGCTTCTCGGAGGGCCGGCCCCACCTGGGCCTGGCGCCCTACTATCCCGGCGGCCGTGCGCCGGAGGGCTGGCTGGCCACCGAGACCTTGAAGGCGGCCTCCTGCCTCGTCCTATCGCTGACCTCGGGGCTCGCCTTCCGGCGCGAAGTCCTGGAGGCCATCGGCCCGGTGGACGCCGACCGCACGATGTACCAGGACCTGCAGCTTTGCACGGCAGCGGCGCTGCTCAGCCCCTGCGCCTGGATTCCCGAGCCGATGACGCGCTACCGCGTGCACGGCGCCTCGGCAACTCAGGGCTCGATGGTGTCGGTGGCGCAGATCAAGGCGATGCGGCAGCGCGCCGCCCGCTTCGACCTGTGGCTGCGCGCACAGCTCGAGCGCCAGCAGTCCGGCGCCTCGGCGCTGTGGCGGCCGCTCGAGGACCAGGGAGGTTATCTCTGGCTCAGTTTCCTCGAGCGCTGGCTGTCGGGAGAAGGCAAGGACCTCGGCCTGCTGCGGCGCGCGCTGCGCCACCCCGACACGCGCCAGGGGCCGCGGCAGTACCGCATCTACTACTACGGCAGCGTGCTGCTGCCCCGCGCGCTCTTCCTCTCGTACTCGCAGCTGATCTTCGGAGCGAGCCCGCTCAAGACCATGCTGCGCAGGCTGCTGCGCCGGACCTGA